In Thermobaculum terrenum ATCC BAA-798, the DNA window GGAAATGACGCATTTGGGCGTTTTCTATTAGAAGAGATGAAGAATCACGGGCTATCCTGCGAAGGTGTGATCGTAATGGAAGGGGAAGAAACTTCCCTAGGGATCATATTCGTCGGGGACAAAGGGCAGAGGGGAATACTATCCACACTGGGAGCCCACAGCAAGATGGACCTAACCTTAGTTAGAAGTCGTGACTCTCTTATATCTTCTTGTGAAGAGATCTTCCTCTGTGGTAACTATCTGTTACCTCTGATGTCCCCTTCGCACATTCAAGATTTCGCTAAGGAGTTGCAAGAGCGAGGACAAATTGTATTCTTTGATCCTAGCTGGGATCCTAGTGGGTGGACAGATGTTACAAGGAAAAGTACTTACTCCCTCTTACAACACGTAGATGTTTATTTACCCAACCAGGAGGAACTCCTACACCTTACAGCTAAGAATAGTTTAGATGAGGCATTACAAGAAATACGACCCAGGATCGCAGGCGAAGCCGTTATCAAGATGGGAGAAAGAGGAGCTCTATATATAAACAAGAGCGAAGAGATCTATTTTGAAGGCTTTAGAGTTGAAGCTGTAAACACGGTGGGGGCAGGGGATGTTTTTGATCTAGGATACTTGTATGCTC includes these proteins:
- a CDS encoding carbohydrate kinase family protein — translated: MNSKLSRPLAIVGNLNVDLWVRTVSRFPRWDEELVVDSAQMVLAGTAGYIMLAAKGLGIPTFTISTIGNDAFGRFLLEEMKNHGLSCEGVIVMEGEETSLGIIFVGDKGQRGILSTLGAHSKMDLTLVRSRDSLISSCEEIFLCGNYLLPLMSPSHIQDFAKELQERGQIVFFDPSWDPSGWTDVTRKSTYSLLQHVDVYLPNQEELLHLTAKNSLDEALQEIRPRIAGEAVIKMGERGALYINKSEEIYFEGFRVEAVNTVGAGDVFDLGYLYARRCGWPPYQRLQFACALAAMVISQHRDRQYPKLSEVLNFLQKKTHDNFWDF